A window of Rufibacter sp. LB8 contains these coding sequences:
- the leuS gene encoding leucine--tRNA ligase codes for MSEYDYRSIEQKWQRFWSENKTFKTEIDPSKPKFYSLDMFPYPSGAGLHVGHPLGYIASDIVSRYKRLKGFNVLHPMGFDSFGLPAEQYAIQTGQHPAVTTKENIARYIEQLNNLGFSFDWDREVRTSDPSYYKWTQWIFMQLFNSWYNYATSKAEPIDTLVTELAQRGNAHVNAACDEDTPHVTADAWARLSEKEQQDFLLKYRLTFLSEAVVNWCPQLGTVLANDEVKDGVSERGGYPVERKLMKQWMMRITAYAERLLQGLDTIDWPEPVKEMQRNWIGKSVGAELRFQLEGHDHKHITVFTTRIDTIFGVSFVVLAPEHEFVAEITSPEQRAEVEEYVTWAKNRSERDRMSDVKSVTGTFTGAYAINPISGEKVPVWIADYVLAGYGTGAVMAVPGHDTRDYAFAKKFNLPIPEVVAGGDLSKEAHIAKEGKIINSGFLNGLDVKDAITAGIQRAEELGVGKARINFRMRDAVFGRQRYWGEPVPVYYKGGIPQLLDESELPLVLPEVDAYLPTETGEPPLGRAQDWKYRGEFEYELSTMPGWAGSSWYWYRYMDAQNDSEFASKEAIDYWQNVDLYIGGSEHATGHLLYSRFWNKFLFDLGLVNQDEPFKKLINQGMIQGRSNFVYRIKDTNTFVSAGLKAEHEVTALHVDVNIVENDVLDLERFKAWRPDYANAEFILEDGKYLVGVEIEKMSKSKHNVVSPDKLVEEYGADTLRMYEMFLGPLEQFKPWNTNGMDGVYKFLRRFWKLFYDEQGHWAVTEEAPTPAELKALHKTIKKVEEDIERFSFGTSVSQFMICVNELSALKTKKRAILEPLTVTLSSFAPHITEELWNRLGHTESITYAAFPAWKEEYLTESTFDYPISVNGKVKSKMTFDLKASKEEVEQAVLASDQVQKLLEGKPVKKVIVVPGKIVNVVI; via the coding sequence ATGTCTGAGTACGATTACCGAAGCATTGAGCAGAAGTGGCAGCGCTTCTGGAGCGAAAACAAAACCTTCAAAACCGAGATTGACCCCAGCAAACCGAAGTTCTACTCCCTGGACATGTTCCCGTACCCCAGCGGCGCGGGTCTGCACGTGGGGCACCCGCTGGGGTACATCGCCTCAGACATTGTAAGCCGGTACAAGCGCCTGAAAGGGTTCAACGTGCTGCACCCCATGGGTTTTGATTCCTTCGGATTGCCCGCCGAGCAGTACGCTATTCAGACCGGGCAGCACCCGGCCGTGACCACCAAAGAGAACATTGCCCGCTACATTGAGCAACTGAACAACCTGGGCTTTTCCTTTGACTGGGACCGCGAAGTGCGCACGTCAGACCCCAGCTACTACAAATGGACCCAGTGGATTTTCATGCAGTTGTTCAACAGCTGGTACAATTATGCCACTTCTAAAGCGGAGCCCATTGACACGTTGGTAACTGAACTGGCGCAACGCGGCAACGCCCACGTAAACGCCGCCTGCGACGAAGACACCCCGCACGTGACCGCTGATGCCTGGGCCCGTTTATCTGAGAAAGAGCAACAAGATTTCCTGCTGAAATACAGACTGACCTTTTTGTCAGAAGCGGTGGTGAACTGGTGCCCTCAGTTGGGAACCGTGTTGGCCAATGACGAAGTGAAAGACGGCGTCTCTGAGCGCGGCGGTTATCCTGTGGAGCGCAAATTGATGAAGCAATGGATGATGCGCATCACGGCCTACGCTGAGCGTCTGTTGCAGGGCCTGGACACCATAGATTGGCCTGAGCCGGTGAAAGAGATGCAACGCAACTGGATCGGGAAATCTGTGGGCGCGGAATTACGGTTCCAGCTGGAAGGCCATGACCACAAGCACATTACGGTCTTCACCACCCGCATTGACACTATTTTTGGGGTGAGTTTTGTGGTGCTGGCGCCGGAGCATGAATTCGTAGCTGAAATTACCTCGCCGGAACAACGCGCTGAGGTGGAAGAATACGTCACCTGGGCCAAGAACCGCTCAGAGCGCGACCGCATGTCTGATGTAAAATCAGTGACGGGCACGTTCACGGGCGCGTATGCCATCAATCCTATCTCCGGAGAAAAAGTACCGGTTTGGATAGCAGATTACGTGCTGGCCGGCTACGGCACCGGCGCCGTAATGGCCGTACCGGGGCATGATACCCGTGACTACGCCTTCGCGAAGAAATTCAACCTACCAATCCCGGAAGTTGTGGCTGGAGGAGATTTATCTAAAGAAGCACACATCGCCAAAGAAGGGAAAATCATCAATTCCGGTTTTCTGAACGGGCTGGATGTGAAAGACGCCATTACCGCCGGCATTCAGCGTGCCGAAGAATTGGGCGTAGGAAAAGCCCGCATCAACTTCAGGATGCGTGACGCCGTGTTTGGCCGGCAGCGCTATTGGGGCGAGCCGGTGCCGGTATATTACAAAGGCGGCATCCCACAACTTTTGGATGAAAGCGAGTTACCGCTGGTATTGCCGGAGGTAGATGCTTATTTGCCCACTGAAACCGGAGAGCCACCATTGGGCCGCGCGCAGGACTGGAAATACCGCGGCGAATTTGAGTACGAGTTGAGCACCATGCCCGGCTGGGCCGGCTCCAGCTGGTACTGGTACCGCTACATGGACGCCCAGAATGACAGTGAATTCGCGAGCAAAGAAGCCATTGATTATTGGCAAAACGTGGACTTATATATTGGTGGTTCAGAGCACGCTACGGGCCATCTCCTCTACTCCCGCTTCTGGAACAAATTCCTCTTTGACCTTGGGTTAGTAAACCAGGATGAGCCCTTCAAAAAGTTGATCAACCAGGGGATGATTCAGGGTAGGTCTAACTTTGTGTACCGCATCAAAGACACCAACACCTTTGTATCTGCCGGCCTTAAAGCTGAACACGAGGTAACCGCCTTGCATGTGGACGTGAACATAGTGGAGAACGATGTGCTGGATTTGGAGCGCTTCAAAGCCTGGCGCCCAGATTACGCCAACGCGGAGTTTATCTTGGAAGACGGCAAATACCTCGTGGGCGTTGAAATTGAGAAAATGTCGAAGTCCAAGCACAATGTGGTCAGCCCTGACAAACTGGTGGAAGAATACGGCGCTGACACGCTGCGCATGTACGAAATGTTCCTGGGACCGCTGGAGCAATTCAAGCCCTGGAACACCAATGGCATGGACGGCGTGTATAAATTCCTGCGCCGCTTCTGGAAACTGTTCTATGACGAGCAAGGCCACTGGGCCGTGACCGAGGAAGCACCTACTCCCGCCGAGCTGAAGGCGCTGCACAAGACCATCAAGAAAGTGGAGGAAGACATTGAGCGCTTCTCCTTCGGGACTAGCGTGAGCCAGTTCATGATTTGCGTAAACGAACTCTCAGCCTTGAAAACTAAGAAACGTGCCATTCTGGAACCGTTGACCGTTACGTTATCCTCCTTCGCGCCTCACATCACCGAGGAACTTTGGAACCGTCTGGGCCACACTGAAAGCATCACCTATGCTGCTTTCCCAGCTTGGAAGGAAGAATACCTCACCGAGAGCACGTTTGACTATCCAATTTCGGTGAACGGCAAGGTGAAAAGCAAAATGACCTTTGACTTGAAAGCCAGCAAAGAGGAAGTGGAACAGGCCGTTTTGGCATCAGATCAAGTGCAGAAACTGCTGGAAGGCAAACCAGTCAAGAAAGTGATTGTGGTGCCCGGCAAGATTGTGAACGTAGTGATTTAG
- the tyrS gene encoding tyrosine--tRNA ligase — MNLIEELRWRGMLQDFMPGTEELLASGMTTGYIGFDPTASSLHIGNLATIMLLVHLQRAGHKPVALVGGATGMIGDPSGKSAERNLLSEDVLRDNQNGIKKQLEKFLHFDGAANSAEIVNNYDWFKEFSFLGFLRDVGKHLTVNYMMKKESVQKRITAQEGENGAEGLSFTEFSYQLLQGYDFYHLYKHKNVRLQMGGSDQWGNITTGTEFIRRIEGGKAYALTTPLVTKADGSKFGKSESGNVWLDPGMTSPYKFYQFWLNVADEEAEKLLKRFTLLTQEEITALVEEHAQAPHLRVLQKALAKEVTTTVHSAADYESALEASQILFGKGDLETLRNLPEATLLAVFEGVPQIQVGKDALASCSNAVDFLSELTQSQIFESKGEAKKMIQNGGVSINREKVVKPDETITSDLLQGKYLVIQKGKKNYYLVEAV; from the coding sequence ATGAATTTGATTGAAGAACTTCGCTGGCGCGGCATGCTCCAGGATTTCATGCCGGGCACCGAGGAACTGTTGGCGTCTGGCATGACTACGGGCTACATTGGGTTTGACCCCACGGCCTCTTCCCTGCACATAGGCAACCTGGCCACCATTATGCTGTTGGTGCATTTGCAGCGCGCGGGCCACAAACCAGTGGCTTTGGTGGGCGGTGCCACGGGCATGATCGGCGATCCTTCTGGAAAATCAGCGGAGCGGAATCTCCTCTCAGAAGATGTGCTGCGCGATAACCAAAACGGCATTAAAAAACAGCTGGAGAAATTCCTGCACTTTGACGGTGCGGCCAATTCGGCGGAGATTGTAAACAATTATGACTGGTTCAAGGAATTCAGCTTCCTGGGATTCCTGCGCGATGTAGGCAAGCACCTCACCGTGAACTACATGATGAAAAAGGAATCTGTGCAGAAGCGCATCACGGCGCAGGAAGGCGAAAACGGCGCCGAAGGTCTTTCCTTCACCGAATTCTCGTACCAACTGTTGCAGGGCTACGACTTCTACCATTTATACAAGCACAAAAATGTGCGCCTGCAGATGGGCGGTTCTGACCAGTGGGGCAATATCACCACCGGCACAGAGTTTATCCGGCGCATTGAAGGCGGAAAAGCCTACGCGCTCACCACGCCCTTAGTGACCAAAGCCGACGGCAGCAAGTTCGGGAAGTCAGAAAGCGGCAACGTGTGGCTGGACCCTGGCATGACTTCGCCGTACAAATTCTACCAATTCTGGCTCAACGTAGCCGACGAAGAAGCTGAGAAATTGTTAAAACGCTTCACACTATTGACCCAGGAAGAAATAACGGCTTTGGTTGAGGAACATGCCCAAGCGCCGCATTTACGCGTCTTGCAAAAAGCGTTGGCCAAAGAAGTGACTACCACGGTGCACTCCGCCGCCGACTATGAAAGTGCATTAGAGGCTTCGCAGATTCTGTTTGGCAAAGGCGATTTAGAGACCCTCCGTAATTTACCAGAGGCTACGTTATTAGCTGTGTTTGAAGGCGTACCCCAGATTCAGGTGGGCAAAGACGCCCTGGCTTCCTGCAGCAACGCCGTTGATTTCCTGTCAGAACTTACCCAGTCTCAAATCTTTGAATCGAAAGGCGAAGCCAAGAAAATGATTCAGAACGGCGGCGTGAGCATTAACCGCGAGAAAGTAGTAAAGCCAGACGAGACCATTACCTCAGATTTGCTACAAGGCAAGTATTTAGTAATTCAGAAAGGCAAGAAGAACTACTATCTGGTAGAAGCTGTTTAA
- the holA gene encoding DNA polymerase III subunit delta: MALTAEDILKQLKNREFAPVYFLQGEEPYYIDLISDYIEQHALNDMEKGFNQVVMYGKDVDISTVLLQAKRFPMMSDRQVVIVKEAQNLANLEADPEKDNAAKQLDAYLNNPLPSTILVFCHKHKVLDGRKRLGKLLSKNAVFLTTKKLYENQVGGWINQFIKGKNLSATPKAVMMLGEYIGSDLSRLANEIEKLAINLKPGQTIDENLVHENIGISKEYNIFELQNAITRQDVLKANRILNYFESNPKDNPLIPNLVLLFSYFSKLMTLHMLPMVNEQTVSKTLGNRAFLAKEYLQALRVYPYGRVLQIIGFLHLADLQSKGIEGGSMADAAILKELVFKIMHHVPALR, encoded by the coding sequence ATGGCCCTAACCGCTGAAGACATTCTCAAGCAACTCAAGAACCGGGAGTTTGCTCCGGTGTATTTTCTGCAGGGCGAGGAACCGTATTATATTGACCTCATCTCAGATTACATAGAGCAGCACGCGCTCAACGACATGGAGAAAGGCTTCAACCAGGTGGTCATGTATGGCAAAGACGTAGACATATCTACCGTGCTGCTGCAGGCCAAGCGCTTCCCCATGATGTCTGACCGCCAGGTGGTGATTGTGAAGGAAGCCCAGAACCTGGCCAACCTGGAAGCCGACCCCGAGAAAGACAACGCCGCCAAACAGCTGGATGCGTACTTAAACAACCCGCTGCCCTCCACCATTCTGGTGTTCTGCCACAAACACAAAGTCTTGGACGGCCGCAAACGCTTGGGCAAACTGTTGAGCAAAAACGCGGTATTCCTGACCACCAAAAAACTCTATGAAAACCAGGTAGGCGGCTGGATCAACCAGTTCATCAAAGGCAAAAACCTGTCGGCCACGCCCAAGGCGGTCATGATGCTGGGTGAGTATATTGGGTCAGATTTGTCCAGGTTGGCGAATGAAATAGAGAAGCTGGCCATCAACCTCAAACCCGGGCAGACCATTGACGAAAATCTGGTGCATGAGAACATAGGCATCAGCAAGGAATATAACATTTTTGAGCTGCAGAACGCCATCACGCGGCAAGACGTGCTTAAGGCCAACCGCATCCTCAACTATTTCGAGTCAAACCCCAAAGACAATCCGCTGATTCCCAATCTGGTGCTGCTGTTTTCTTACTTCTCCAAACTGATGACGCTGCATATGTTGCCTATGGTAAATGAACAAACGGTTTCCAAGACGTTGGGGAACCGGGCGTTTCTAGCCAAGGAGTATTTGCAGGCCCTGCGGGTGTACCCGTACGGGCGCGTGCTGCAGATTATTGGATTTTTGCATCTAGCTGATTTACAGAGCAAAGGCATTGAGGGCGGGAGCATGGCAGACGCGGCCATTCTGAAAGAACTGGTGTTCAAGATCATGCACCACGTGCCGGCGCTGAGGTGA
- a CDS encoding tetratricopeptide repeat protein, whose translation MKLPHKLALATALLGSASAAQAQHPQTFRSEERFFQEGLELYDREKFGAAQQAFAQYIRLINDPTKTADAQYYYAVSGLHLFHPDAEQLVLQFAARYPAHPKAPVAFFELGTSFFDKKNYDKAIQYLEQAPADRLDEAQLKESEFKLGYSYFSKKNFTKAKLLFDRNKKGNHQYSFASSYYAGYLAFNQGDYIGAKLDLKVAEQDENYRTIVPYMLTQVLYKEGNFTEVISYGEKSLGLTPKVQNPEEIELFVGDAYFQKNDFKSAAKYFKSYAEGKKTLDKTVQYKIGFTDYKNNDFKSAIQNLKAVAFHSDSLGQNASYHLGLSYLKDNNKQFALGAFDQARKLNIDKGVKEGAVVKYAQLNYELGNFSEVISSLSSFTKDYPNSRYADEADDILSEAYLNSNNYLEAIAHIEKLPRRSHKINETYQRVTYYQAVKLYNDQLFQQAVAMLDKSLGFPYDKEIQAGSNFLKGEAYSIGQRWPQAITSYGAVFQTPNSGRTEYYVKSRYGIGYAYYSDKQYDKALVHFKAYLNDNTIKFGNPNYADAMVRLADTYYVSKDYSQALNWYDQALTNKTVDADYVHFQKGVVFSLTNRRDQAIASLQTLLRTYPKSRYADDAVYQKGIIDFEGSNYAPAIASFSDLIDNHSGSTLVPMAIQKRGVAYQNLRRTPEAIADFKRVIDQYPTHPIANNAIYSLQEALGASNQTEQLDTYLTKFKAANPESDALESVEFEAAKSLYFNEKYKLAIPKFEAFLKTYPASSSVPNARYFLGDSYWRADDKANALRSLKEVAIEGRSEYLSKALQRVADMEFENGNFGEAAAFYSRLRDVAVNKREQATALMGLMKSFYYTNDFNNTILIADDLIARGNATLNAYNSALLYRGKANYAQDRLDQALKEFTTASKSATDINGAEAHYLVAEIYFKQKKYKEALDQGFAFINTFGDYDYWLGKTFLLIADVYVAQNESFQAKSTLQSIIEGATDKEIVEQAKAKLAELERNVTGAPKN comes from the coding sequence ATGAAACTACCGCACAAATTAGCCTTGGCCACGGCCCTGCTCGGGAGCGCTTCCGCCGCGCAGGCGCAGCACCCGCAGACGTTCCGGTCAGAAGAGCGCTTTTTCCAGGAAGGCCTTGAATTGTATGACCGCGAGAAATTTGGCGCGGCGCAACAGGCCTTCGCGCAGTACATCAGGTTAATCAATGACCCCACCAAAACCGCCGATGCCCAGTACTATTACGCGGTGAGCGGTTTGCACCTGTTTCACCCAGACGCTGAGCAGTTGGTCTTGCAGTTCGCGGCGCGGTACCCGGCGCACCCCAAAGCACCCGTGGCTTTCTTTGAACTGGGAACGTCATTTTTCGACAAGAAGAATTATGACAAAGCCATTCAGTACCTGGAACAAGCCCCCGCTGACCGCCTGGACGAAGCCCAGCTGAAAGAGTCTGAGTTCAAGCTGGGCTACTCGTACTTCTCTAAAAAGAACTTCACCAAGGCCAAGCTGCTCTTTGATAGAAACAAGAAAGGCAACCACCAATATTCCTTCGCCAGCAGTTATTACGCCGGTTATCTGGCCTTTAACCAGGGCGATTACATTGGCGCCAAGCTGGACCTGAAAGTAGCTGAGCAGGACGAGAATTACCGCACCATTGTGCCCTACATGCTCACGCAGGTTTTGTACAAGGAAGGCAATTTCACCGAAGTAATCAGCTACGGCGAAAAATCTTTGGGCCTTACGCCCAAAGTGCAGAATCCAGAGGAGATTGAATTGTTTGTAGGCGATGCCTATTTCCAGAAAAACGATTTCAAGTCGGCGGCCAAGTATTTCAAGAGCTATGCGGAGGGCAAGAAAACCCTGGACAAGACAGTGCAGTACAAAATCGGTTTCACTGATTACAAGAACAATGATTTCAAGAGCGCCATCCAGAACCTGAAAGCGGTGGCGTTCCATTCAGATTCATTGGGCCAGAACGCGTCTTACCATTTAGGTCTGAGTTACCTCAAAGACAATAACAAGCAGTTTGCCTTGGGCGCGTTTGACCAGGCCCGCAAGCTTAACATTGACAAGGGCGTAAAGGAAGGGGCCGTGGTGAAATACGCGCAACTGAACTATGAACTGGGTAATTTCTCTGAGGTCATCAGTTCCTTGTCGTCGTTCACCAAAGATTACCCCAATTCGCGCTACGCTGATGAAGCCGATGACATTCTGAGCGAAGCCTACCTGAATTCCAATAATTACCTGGAGGCCATTGCGCACATTGAGAAACTGCCGCGCCGCAGCCATAAAATAAATGAAACGTATCAGCGCGTGACCTATTACCAGGCCGTGAAACTGTACAATGACCAACTGTTCCAGCAGGCAGTGGCCATGCTGGACAAGTCCCTGGGCTTCCCGTATGACAAAGAGATTCAGGCGGGCAGTAATTTCCTGAAAGGTGAGGCCTATTCCATTGGGCAGCGCTGGCCGCAGGCCATCACCAGTTACGGCGCCGTTTTTCAGACGCCTAACTCAGGCCGAACGGAGTATTACGTGAAGTCGCGCTACGGCATTGGCTACGCGTATTACAGTGACAAGCAGTATGACAAAGCGCTGGTGCATTTCAAGGCCTATCTGAACGATAACACCATTAAGTTCGGGAACCCCAACTACGCAGATGCCATGGTGCGTTTGGCAGATACCTATTATGTGTCTAAGGATTACAGCCAAGCCTTGAATTGGTATGACCAGGCGCTGACCAACAAAACCGTGGACGCTGACTATGTGCACTTCCAGAAAGGGGTGGTGTTCAGCCTGACCAACCGCCGTGACCAGGCCATTGCCAGCTTGCAGACCTTGCTGCGCACGTATCCTAAATCAAGGTACGCCGATGACGCCGTGTACCAGAAAGGCATTATTGACTTTGAGGGCTCCAATTACGCCCCGGCCATCGCCAGCTTCAGTGATTTAATAGACAACCACAGCGGCAGCACCCTGGTGCCCATGGCCATTCAGAAACGCGGGGTGGCTTACCAGAACCTGCGCCGCACGCCAGAAGCCATTGCAGATTTCAAGCGCGTGATTGACCAGTACCCTACGCACCCCATCGCCAATAACGCCATTTACAGCTTGCAGGAGGCCCTAGGAGCCAGCAATCAAACGGAGCAACTGGATACATATCTGACCAAGTTTAAGGCGGCTAACCCTGAATCTGATGCTTTAGAAAGCGTTGAATTTGAAGCGGCTAAGTCTTTGTACTTCAATGAGAAATACAAGTTGGCTATTCCTAAGTTTGAGGCTTTCCTGAAGACGTATCCGGCCAGTTCCTCGGTGCCCAATGCCCGGTATTTCCTGGGAGATTCTTACTGGCGCGCCGATGACAAAGCTAACGCCCTGCGCAGTTTGAAAGAAGTGGCCATTGAAGGTAGATCTGAATACCTGAGCAAAGCCCTGCAGCGCGTAGCCGACATGGAGTTTGAGAACGGGAATTTCGGCGAGGCCGCTGCTTTCTATTCCAGACTGCGTGATGTGGCGGTGAACAAGCGGGAGCAGGCCACAGCCCTCATGGGTTTGATGAAAAGCTTCTACTACACCAATGACTTCAACAACACCATTTTAATTGCTGATGACCTGATTGCCCGAGGCAACGCCACGCTCAACGCCTACAATTCGGCCCTGCTGTACCGCGGGAAAGCCAATTATGCGCAAGACAGACTGGACCAGGCCTTAAAGGAATTCACTACCGCGTCCAAATCTGCCACTGACATCAATGGGGCCGAAGCACATTACCTGGTGGCTGAAATCTACTTCAAACAGAAGAAATACAAAGAGGCGCTGGACCAGGGCTTCGCGTTCATCAATACGTTTGGAGACTATGATTACTGGTTGGGTAAAACCTTTTTGCTGATTGCCGATGTGTATGTGGCCCAGAATGAATCTTTCCAGGCCAAGTCCACCTTGCAGTCCATTATTGAAGGCGCCACAGACAAAGAAATTGTGGAGCAGGCCAAAGCCAAATTGGCGGAGTTGGAGAGAAATGTAACCGGCGCGCCTAAAAACTAA
- a CDS encoding SPOR domain-containing protein produces the protein MVQGHIKSLLYAYDCVIIPDFGGLITHYAPAKIHPIKHTFTPPSKRIAFNEQLKVNDGLLISTLAQSQQWSMPQAQREVAGFVQELKEQLQTQHRFQLSDVGVFRYNTERKLVFESIEGENFLENSFGLPELVAKPILGKETLVLRGNYQDQLAQPVTGASKVKLRLQKMYRVGASLVIGGLSISAVYLWSLQADVNLSSLNPFTLLQNQTVEQPKAPQPVEADAFEQAQLTEQYSTQLQEDWSVEQELAREDSLLASFPKQSPKTETEVAPAETPVPVKAKVEVAKPAAEVAPAPVKVAPAVPAAKESKPTVEVHKKTGKFYVIMGVFSQEDYATMNQKRLAKKGYTSKIIPTYNNKRHRVSVAEFSSAAEAQAALPSLRGKISQELWVLNY, from the coding sequence ATGGTTCAAGGGCATATTAAATCTTTGCTGTACGCGTATGACTGCGTGATCATCCCAGACTTTGGGGGCTTGATCACCCATTACGCGCCCGCCAAAATCCATCCCATCAAGCACACGTTCACTCCGCCATCCAAACGTATTGCATTCAATGAGCAGTTGAAGGTGAACGATGGTCTGCTGATTTCCACCTTGGCCCAGAGCCAGCAGTGGTCCATGCCGCAGGCGCAGCGGGAGGTGGCCGGTTTTGTGCAGGAATTAAAAGAACAGCTGCAAACCCAGCACCGTTTTCAGTTAAGTGACGTGGGCGTGTTCCGGTACAACACTGAGCGCAAACTGGTGTTTGAGAGCATTGAAGGCGAGAACTTCCTGGAGAACAGCTTCGGGTTGCCGGAACTGGTGGCCAAGCCTATCCTGGGCAAGGAGACCCTAGTGCTGCGCGGCAATTACCAGGACCAGTTGGCCCAGCCTGTCACGGGCGCGAGCAAAGTGAAGCTGCGGTTGCAGAAAATGTACCGCGTAGGCGCAAGTCTGGTCATTGGTGGCCTTTCTATCTCCGCGGTGTACCTGTGGTCTCTGCAAGCCGATGTTAATTTGAGTTCCCTCAACCCGTTCACCTTGCTGCAGAACCAAACAGTAGAGCAGCCAAAAGCACCACAACCAGTTGAGGCAGATGCATTTGAGCAAGCCCAGTTAACTGAACAATACAGCACCCAACTGCAAGAAGACTGGTCAGTGGAGCAGGAGCTGGCCCGCGAGGACTCCCTTTTGGCTTCATTTCCAAAACAGAGCCCAAAAACGGAAACCGAAGTTGCTCCTGCAGAAACTCCGGTACCAGTGAAAGCAAAAGTTGAGGTGGCTAAACCTGCGGCCGAGGTTGCGCCTGCGCCGGTAAAAGTGGCGCCTGCCGTTCCAGCGGCCAAAGAGAGTAAGCCAACCGTGGAGGTGCATAAGAAAACCGGTAAGTTCTACGTTATCATGGGGGTGTTCTCACAGGAAGACTACGCCACCATGAACCAGAAACGGCTGGCCAAGAAAGGATATACGTCTAAAATCATTCCTACCTACAACAACAAACGTCACCGCGTGTCAGTAGCTGAATTCAGCTCTGCGGCAGAGGCACAGGCCGCGTTGCCAAGCCTCCGCGGAAAGATTAGCCAAGAACTTTGGGTACTAAACTATTAA
- a CDS encoding MotA/TolQ/ExbB proton channel family protein, giving the protein MNALLLQITNSIPVDTAAAATSAAEATQESVSLLDLTLAGGWAMIPLALLSLAGIYIFVERYLTLKKASQNPAGFLGRLKNLVVAGDIQGARMLCAQTNSPISRMLEKGISKIGQPLNSIEASIENVGKIEIARLEKGLSGLATVAGAAPMLGFLGTVTGMIGAFIAIAQAEGSISPKLLSGGIYEAMVTTAAGLIIGLPAYVGYNFLVSKIDSIVHDMEYSSIEFIDLLQEPQA; this is encoded by the coding sequence ATGAACGCTCTTTTGCTCCAGATCACCAATTCTATTCCTGTTGATACCGCCGCCGCCGCTACGTCTGCCGCTGAAGCCACGCAAGAATCAGTTTCCTTGCTTGACTTAACCTTAGCGGGTGGTTGGGCCATGATTCCTTTGGCACTGCTCTCTTTGGCGGGTATTTACATTTTTGTGGAACGATACCTTACCCTCAAAAAAGCCTCACAGAATCCGGCTGGGTTTTTAGGAAGATTAAAGAATCTAGTAGTGGCCGGAGACATTCAGGGTGCCCGTATGCTGTGCGCACAAACCAATTCGCCTATTTCCAGAATGTTAGAGAAAGGCATTTCTAAGATTGGCCAGCCCTTAAACAGCATTGAAGCCTCTATTGAAAATGTTGGGAAGATTGAAATTGCCCGGCTTGAAAAAGGTTTATCAGGCTTGGCTACGGTGGCGGGTGCCGCTCCAATGCTGGGTTTCTTAGGAACGGTAACCGGTATGATTGGCGCATTTATTGCCATTGCCCAGGCAGAAGGTTCCATCAGCCCAAAATTATTGTCTGGTGGTATCTATGAAGCCATGGTGACTACGGCGGCTGGTTTGATCATCGGGTTGCCTGCCTATGTTGGGTACAACTTCCTAGTTTCTAAAATTGACAGCATTGTGCATGACATGGAGTACAGCTCCATTGAGTTTATAGATCTGTTACAGGAGCCACAAGCCTAA
- a CDS encoding biopolymer transporter ExbD produces the protein MNLRSKNRISAEFSMSSMTDIIFLLLIFFMLTSNFVTPSGLPVTLPTSKASEIVMQKISVTISKDLQYLMNDQPTTVEALPALLEQALAGTEPGEGVVVLHVDKAVPVEHFVKVAGIANNLKARVSIATLPSE, from the coding sequence ATGAATTTACGCTCTAAAAATAGAATCAGCGCCGAGTTCAGCATGTCGTCTATGACAGACATTATCTTTCTGTTGTTGATTTTCTTCATGCTTACCTCCAATTTCGTGACGCCCTCTGGCTTACCCGTGACGTTGCCCACCAGTAAAGCCTCTGAAATTGTGATGCAGAAAATCAGTGTCACCATTTCCAAGGATTTGCAGTACCTCATGAATGACCAGCCTACTACTGTTGAGGCATTGCCGGCTTTGTTGGAGCAAGCATTGGCGGGAACCGAACCCGGGGAAGGGGTTGTTGTCTTGCATGTAGATAAGGCCGTGCCGGTGGAGCATTTTGTGAAAGTAGCCGGTATTGCGAATAACTTGAAAGCAAGGGTTTCTATCGCCACGCTTCCATCAGAATAG